The Defluviimonas aquaemixtae sequence ACATCGAACGCCTATTCGGACGCACATGATCACCTTCAACGGTCAGACCTACGCGCTTGACGACCCGCTCGTCCTCGCCACCCTCGGGGGCGGAACGCTCATCCTCGCGCTCTTCATCCTCATCATCGTCACATTGCGCGCCGCCTCGCGCTCCGCCCGAATGTCCGAGCCGATGCTGGCGCAGATGCAGGCGCTCGGTGGCCGCGTTCAGGCGCTCTCGGACGGTCAGCACCAGCTCACGGGTGGCCTCCACCACGTCTCCGAAACGCAGGCCGCCTCCCAGACCAAGGTGCTGCAATTGATGGAACAGCGCCTCTCCGAGGTCTCGCGCGGCATGACCGAAAGCTTGCAGGGTACCGCAACCCGCACCGCCCGGTCGCTCGGCGAGCTGCAGCAGCGCCTGGAAACTATCGACAAGGCCCAGACGAACATCGAAAAGCTGTCGGGCGACGTACTCAGCCTTCAAGACATCCTGTCGAACAAGCAGACCCGCGGCGCCTTCGGGGAGATCCAGCTCAACGACATCGTTCGGAAGGCGATGCCGCCTGATGCCTTCACGATGCAAGCGACGCTGTCGAACGGACGTCGCGCCGATTGCCTCATCCACCTGCCCAATCCGCCGGGTCCCATCGTCATTGACTCGAAATTCCCGCTCGAAGCCTACGAGGCGCTGCGCCGGGCCGAGAACCAGTCGCAGCTCATCGAGGCGCAGCGGATGCTGCGCATAGCCGTGCGCGCTCACATCAAGGCCATCGCCGAACGCTACATCCTCGACGGAGAGACCGCCGACGGCGCACTGATGTTCCTCCCCTCCGAGGCCGTCTATGCCGAGCTTCACGCCAACTTCCCCGAGCTTGTCCGCGAAGGCTTCAATGCGAAGGTCTGGATCGTCTCGCCCACGACCTGCATGGCGACGCTGAACACGATGCGGGCGGTGCTGAAGGACGCGCGGATGCGCGAACAGGCCGGCGCCATCCGCACCACGCTGCGGCAGCTTCACCGCGACGTTGAACTGGTGGTGGAGCGCGTCTCCAAGCTCGACACCCATTTCAACCAGGCCCGCCAGGACCTCGACGG is a genomic window containing:
- a CDS encoding DNA recombination protein RmuC, with product MITFNGQTYALDDPLVLATLGGGTLILALFILIIVTLRAASRSARMSEPMLAQMQALGGRVQALSDGQHQLTGGLHHVSETQAASQTKVLQLMEQRLSEVSRGMTESLQGTATRTARSLGELQQRLETIDKAQTNIEKLSGDVLSLQDILSNKQTRGAFGEIQLNDIVRKAMPPDAFTMQATLSNGRRADCLIHLPNPPGPIVIDSKFPLEAYEALRRAENQSQLIEAQRMLRIAVRAHIKAIAERYILDGETADGALMFLPSEAVYAELHANFPELVREGFNAKVWIVSPTTCMATLNTMRAVLKDARMREQAGAIRTTLRQLHRDVELVVERVSKLDTHFNQARQDLDGITTAAERAGKRAARLDNFDFEELAPEGDTPRIVPLTKSTQ